One Rhizobiales bacterium GAS188 DNA window includes the following coding sequences:
- a CDS encoding putative spermidine/putrescine transport system permease protein, with protein MRSRVSGLALCAPALAFLAVFFVGPAAGFLSRSFVTQSGAPALGEFERLFASTTYLTLVWGSVKIAAATTLLSVFCGFPVAYLISTADRRARANWMLLVLLPFWSSLLVRTFAWIVILGRQGPINSALMATGLADGPRNLLFSYGAVVTAMTNVLVPFAILTMLGVMDSVNPMLVRAAGTLGARPVQAFFRIYLPLAMPGVTAAILLVFVTALGFFMAPALLGSPAETMIAQAVIQQVQEVSNWPFAATLCVLLLAVALLVFYAFDRFVGLSSLAGETRDRAGGAHGRLGKLTTALLFRAGDMVSAIVEKLRRRDIANRAGCGTRTLAVVVIVFLFLPLLLLVPVSLSAQPFISWPPGGLTLHWYAEILTSPLWLAAAARSFLVAFLTALLCLAVAVPAALALARMTATGARTLFALLVSPLIVPRIVIAVGLFYVYARLGLVGTIAGLVIGHAVIALPFVVIAIVAVLKTYDRGLDLAAASLGASPFATARRVTLPLIATGLVSSALFAFVVSFDELNIALFASGGVTATLPKLMWDEATLSFSPLLAAVSTLVLIAMSAVVLIANRLRPSTSEA; from the coding sequence ATGAGATCGCGCGTTTCCGGTCTCGCCTTGTGCGCGCCGGCCCTCGCCTTCCTGGCGGTCTTCTTTGTCGGGCCCGCGGCGGGTTTCCTCAGCCGTTCCTTCGTCACCCAGAGCGGGGCGCCGGCGCTGGGCGAGTTCGAGCGCCTGTTCGCGAGCACGACCTACCTCACCCTCGTCTGGGGCAGCGTCAAGATCGCCGCGGCGACCACGCTCCTCTCGGTATTTTGCGGATTTCCGGTCGCCTATCTCATTTCGACCGCCGACAGACGCGCACGCGCCAATTGGATGCTCCTCGTGCTCCTGCCGTTCTGGTCGAGCCTCCTGGTGCGCACCTTCGCCTGGATCGTGATCCTCGGCCGCCAGGGCCCGATCAATTCGGCCCTGATGGCGACGGGGCTCGCCGACGGGCCGCGCAACCTGCTGTTCAGCTATGGGGCGGTGGTGACGGCCATGACCAATGTGCTCGTCCCCTTTGCGATATTGACGATGCTCGGCGTCATGGACAGCGTCAATCCGATGCTGGTGCGCGCCGCGGGCACGCTCGGGGCTCGGCCGGTGCAGGCTTTCTTTCGTATCTACCTGCCCTTGGCGATGCCGGGCGTGACTGCAGCCATCCTGCTCGTCTTCGTCACGGCGCTCGGCTTCTTCATGGCACCCGCCCTTCTCGGCTCGCCGGCCGAGACCATGATCGCGCAGGCGGTCATCCAGCAGGTGCAGGAAGTGTCGAACTGGCCCTTCGCCGCCACCTTGTGCGTGTTGCTGCTCGCCGTCGCGCTTCTCGTGTTCTACGCCTTCGACCGCTTTGTCGGCTTGTCGAGCCTCGCCGGGGAGACCCGCGATCGCGCAGGTGGGGCGCATGGGCGGCTCGGCAAGCTGACGACGGCCCTGCTGTTCCGGGCCGGCGACATGGTGAGTGCGATCGTGGAGAAGCTGCGACGACGAGACATCGCCAACCGCGCCGGGTGTGGCACGCGAACACTCGCCGTCGTCGTCATCGTGTTCCTGTTCCTGCCGCTGTTGCTGCTCGTCCCGGTGTCGCTATCGGCGCAACCCTTCATCAGCTGGCCGCCAGGGGGCTTGACGCTGCACTGGTATGCCGAAATCCTGACCTCGCCTCTGTGGCTGGCGGCCGCGGCAAGATCGTTCCTGGTCGCCTTCCTCACCGCGCTTCTCTGTCTCGCGGTCGCAGTGCCGGCGGCCTTGGCGCTCGCGCGGATGACGGCGACAGGCGCGCGAACCTTGTTCGCGCTCCTCGTCTCGCCGCTGATCGTGCCCCGCATCGTGATCGCGGTCGGCTTGTTCTACGTTTATGCGCGGCTCGGCCTCGTCGGGACGATCGCCGGTCTCGTCATCGGCCATGCCGTCATCGCCCTGCCATTTGTCGTCATCGCCATCGTGGCGGTGCTCAAGACCTATGATCGCGGGCTCGACCTTGCGGCTGCCTCGCTCGGCGCATCTCCCTTCGCGACGGCTCGCCGCGTGACCTTGCCGCTCATCGCCACCGGCCTCGTCTCCTCGGCGCTGTTCGCCTTCGTGGTCTCCTTTGACGAGTTGAACATCGCCCTTTTCGCTTCGGGAGGCGTCACCGCGACTTTGCCGAAGCTCATGTGGGACGAGGCGACATTGAGCTTCTCGCCCTTGCTCGCGGCCGTATCGACGCTCGTCCTCATCGCCATGAGCGCGGTCGTGCTCATCGCCAACCGCCTTCGCCCTTCAACTTCGGAAGCCTGA
- a CDS encoding crotonobetainyl-CoA hydratase — MGIDFTRDGAVATFRIDNGKVNVLTPAMHKELFEALGEFIADPALRVGVLSGSEGKSFCAGDDIKMPLPELTSREAFEAHLFPHAHEAEKGLTRPGWEQDVMRLKRYKPIVGAVDRYCLGQGLVYLLLLTDIRLATPRAEFGFPEIAYGMGGAGGLTRLGAQVPHTVAMELLLLGERIDAARALSAHLINRVVPPERLLSEAMAMAGRIAQHPPIAVRVEMETYARAMEMTREQAADYTGTLFRFQRTVLAGEGVPRSSFGDRSAVGA, encoded by the coding sequence ATGGGAATTGATTTCACCCGGGACGGAGCCGTCGCGACCTTCAGGATCGACAACGGCAAGGTCAATGTCCTCACGCCCGCCATGCATAAGGAGCTGTTCGAAGCGCTCGGCGAATTCATCGCCGATCCGGCCCTGCGCGTCGGCGTCCTCAGCGGCAGCGAAGGCAAGAGCTTTTGTGCCGGCGACGACATCAAGATGCCTTTGCCGGAGCTGACCTCCCGTGAGGCCTTCGAGGCTCATCTCTTTCCACACGCCCATGAGGCCGAGAAGGGATTGACGCGCCCGGGCTGGGAACAGGATGTGATGCGGCTCAAGCGCTACAAGCCGATTGTCGGCGCGGTCGACCGCTACTGCCTTGGCCAGGGCCTCGTCTATCTGCTGCTCCTGACCGATATCCGCCTGGCGACGCCGCGAGCCGAATTCGGGTTTCCCGAGATCGCCTATGGCATGGGGGGCGCGGGCGGCCTCACTCGGCTTGGCGCCCAGGTGCCGCATACCGTAGCGATGGAGCTCCTGCTTCTCGGCGAACGCATCGATGCCGCAAGAGCGCTTTCAGCTCATCTCATCAACCGCGTCGTCCCTCCCGAGAGGTTGCTCAGCGAGGCAATGGCCATGGCTGGACGCATTGCCCAGCATCCGCCCATCGCGGTTCGCGTCGAGATGGAGACCTATGCGCGCGCCATGGAGATGACGCGCGAGCAGGCCGCCGATTACACCGGCACCTTGTTCCGTTTCCAGCGCACGGTCCTCGCCGGGGAGGGTGTTCCGCGCTCGAGCTTCGGCGACCGTAGCGCAGTCGGGGCGTGA
- a CDS encoding Putative MetA-pathway of phenol degradation: MSDLTQRLRRLAARTATIGVAIIASFTTARAQLAAPDPYPELGSKYLFGFTKGADIGLEGEKAIEFETTASFQKRHGTYRMIEQEFEFEGVPSQFFAYELSLHTTSHSIKGVDGLDNLNRTQFSGLSTDLRYLLIGRGPGSPIGLTISAQPEWARVDGTSGVRTRGYGTTFRLAADTELVANRMYAAVNLIYQPEVGKEAGAIAWNRSSTAGATAALAYRVAPKVTLGGEVEYYRAYDGLAFRTFAGHALYVGPTMNVQFTSKTMLSLAYSTQVSGRAAGESHSLDLTNFQRHHANAKLEFEF, encoded by the coding sequence ATGTCCGACTTGACCCAGCGACTGCGCAGACTGGCGGCCCGAACCGCCACCATCGGCGTCGCCATCATCGCCAGCTTCACGACGGCGCGGGCCCAGCTCGCCGCTCCCGATCCCTATCCTGAGCTCGGGAGCAAATATCTCTTCGGCTTCACGAAGGGCGCCGATATCGGCTTGGAGGGCGAAAAGGCGATCGAATTCGAGACGACCGCTTCGTTTCAAAAGCGGCATGGCACCTACAGAATGATCGAGCAGGAGTTCGAGTTCGAGGGCGTGCCTTCCCAGTTTTTCGCCTATGAGCTGAGCCTGCACACCACTTCGCATTCGATCAAAGGCGTGGACGGTCTCGACAACCTCAATCGGACGCAATTCAGCGGGCTGTCCACCGATCTGCGATATCTCCTGATCGGGCGTGGTCCTGGCTCGCCGATCGGCTTGACGATATCGGCGCAACCGGAATGGGCACGGGTCGACGGCACGAGCGGCGTTCGGACGAGAGGTTACGGCACGACTTTCAGGCTCGCCGCCGATACCGAGCTGGTTGCCAACCGGATGTATGCGGCCGTCAATCTGATTTACCAGCCGGAAGTTGGCAAGGAAGCCGGCGCGATCGCTTGGAATCGCAGCTCGACGGCCGGCGCAACGGCGGCGCTCGCCTATCGCGTGGCGCCCAAGGTGACGCTGGGCGGTGAGGTGGAATATTACCGGGCCTATGACGGTCTTGCCTTCAGGACCTTCGCGGGCCACGCGCTTTATGTGGGCCCGACCATGAATGTCCAGTTCACCAGCAAGACCATGCTTTCACTTGCCTATTCGACACAGGTTTCCGGACGCGCCGCAGGGGAAAGCCACTCGCTGGACCTGACCAATTTCCAGCGTCACCACGCCAACGCCAAGCTCGAATTCGAGTTCTGA
- a CDS encoding Cupredoxin-like domain-containing protein translates to MQYLVAHKKLIGVAILALSAFAMAPLASAEDATVVKLTLKNHKFQPAETHVPANKPVTIELNNQDTTPAEFESKTLRVEKIVAGGATATIQVRALAAGRYRFFDDYHQDTTEGVLIVE, encoded by the coding sequence ATGCAATATCTCGTAGCGCATAAGAAACTGATCGGCGTCGCCATCCTGGCGCTGAGCGCTTTCGCCATGGCCCCTTTGGCATCCGCCGAAGACGCAACGGTGGTGAAGCTGACGCTCAAGAACCACAAGTTCCAGCCGGCCGAGACGCATGTGCCCGCCAACAAGCCGGTCACCATCGAGCTCAACAATCAGGACACGACGCCGGCCGAGTTCGAGAGCAAGACGCTGCGCGTCGAAAAGATTGTTGCCGGCGGCGCTACGGCCACGATCCAGGTCCGTGCCCTCGCGGCCGGACGCTACCGTTTCTTCGACGACTATCACCAGGACACGACCGAAGGCGTTCTCATCGTCGAATAG
- a CDS encoding high-affinity iron transporter: MLGALIIVFREVIEAGIIVGIAAAVTRGVAGHGRYIGAGVAAGVLGACLVGAFINTISGAFQGVGQEVFNASILGIAVVMLGWHNVWMARHGRELAAQMRKAGEAVHTGASTLAGLAVVVAVAVLREGAEVALFLYGIFVASEPSSGTGLLIGGLIGLVLGGAVSALTYGGLLQIPSRYIFKVTSLLIALLAAGLASQAVGFLQQADIVTALPEQLWDSSNILSDTSLFGKVLHTLIGYNDHPSAIQGLCYVATLAVIALLMKVFAHPSPAPATSS, from the coding sequence ATGCTCGGCGCATTGATCATCGTCTTCCGGGAAGTCATCGAGGCCGGCATCATTGTCGGCATCGCGGCGGCCGTCACACGCGGCGTTGCCGGACATGGCCGATATATCGGCGCGGGGGTCGCGGCCGGCGTGCTTGGCGCCTGCCTGGTGGGTGCCTTCATCAACACCATTTCCGGGGCCTTCCAAGGCGTGGGGCAGGAGGTGTTCAATGCGAGCATTCTCGGCATCGCCGTCGTCATGCTCGGCTGGCACAATGTCTGGATGGCCCGCCATGGCCGCGAACTCGCAGCTCAAATGCGCAAGGCAGGTGAGGCGGTCCACACCGGTGCCTCGACGCTGGCCGGGCTCGCCGTCGTCGTCGCGGTCGCCGTCTTGCGCGAGGGCGCGGAGGTGGCGTTGTTCCTCTATGGCATCTTCGTCGCCTCGGAGCCCAGCTCCGGAACGGGCCTCTTGATCGGCGGTCTGATCGGGCTTGTCCTTGGCGGAGCGGTGAGCGCGCTGACCTATGGCGGCCTCCTCCAGATACCGAGCCGCTATATCTTCAAGGTGACCAGCCTGCTCATCGCGCTGCTCGCGGCCGGGCTTGCCTCGCAAGCGGTCGGCTTCCTGCAACAGGCCGATATCGTAACCGCCCTGCCCGAGCAGCTCTGGGATTCGTCCAATATCTTGTCCGATACGAGCCTATTCGGGAAGGTGCTGCACACATTGATCGGCTACAATGATCACCCATCGGCGATCCAGGGCCTTTGCTACGTGGCGACGCTCGCCGTGATCGCACTCCTCATGAAGGTGTTCGCGCATCCTTCTCCGGCGCCGGCAACCTCATCTTGA
- a CDS encoding L-alanine-DL-glutamate epimerase — translation MTRIEAVDFFYLSMPVITDDADGSQDALLVRVVAGGHVGWGECEAAPLPSIAAFICPMSHGVCRPVADSVLGRPIDSPADIARIAADVAYRSMDLLQAPHTFSGVEMALWDLLGKACGRPVWSLLGYDRSYRKTPYASVLFGDTPQETLERARAARRMNFRAGKFGWGPIGRGSAAEDADHFMAAREGLGRDGILLVDTGQIFIDDVDRAAARLPALEAARALWLEEPFHASALEAYRALAARGSSVGLAAGEGAHNVHMAKHLIDLGRVSYIQIDCGRIGGIGPAKEVVDHALAKGITFVNHTFTSHLALSASLQPYAGLADHVICEYPAMPKALALEFTADHLERDAAGGIAAPDRPGLGIGIAPEGVRKYLQDVEITVNGRTLYRTPTL, via the coding sequence GTGACGAGGATCGAAGCGGTCGATTTCTTCTATTTGTCGATGCCGGTGATCACCGACGACGCGGATGGCAGCCAGGACGCCCTGCTGGTGCGTGTCGTGGCCGGCGGCCATGTCGGCTGGGGGGAATGCGAGGCCGCGCCGCTGCCCTCGATCGCCGCCTTCATTTGCCCCATGTCGCACGGCGTCTGCCGCCCCGTGGCGGATTCGGTGCTGGGCAGACCCATCGACTCGCCAGCCGATATCGCGCGCATCGCAGCGGACGTGGCCTATCGTTCCATGGATCTTCTGCAGGCTCCGCATACCTTCTCGGGCGTCGAGATGGCCTTGTGGGATCTCCTCGGCAAGGCATGCGGCCGGCCGGTCTGGTCCTTGCTCGGCTATGACCGCAGCTACCGCAAGACGCCCTATGCGTCCGTCCTCTTCGGCGACACGCCGCAGGAGACGCTGGAGCGGGCCCGCGCGGCGCGTCGGATGAATTTCCGCGCCGGCAAATTCGGTTGGGGGCCGATCGGTCGGGGCAGTGCCGCGGAGGATGCGGACCATTTCATGGCGGCACGCGAGGGTCTCGGCCGGGACGGCATCCTTCTCGTCGATACAGGCCAGATCTTCATCGACGATGTCGATCGCGCGGCCGCCCGCCTGCCGGCGCTCGAAGCGGCACGGGCGCTCTGGCTCGAGGAGCCCTTCCACGCCAGCGCGCTCGAAGCTTATAGGGCGCTCGCGGCCCGTGGCTCCAGCGTCGGCCTCGCGGCTGGCGAGGGAGCGCATAATGTCCATATGGCCAAACACCTCATCGACCTCGGCCGCGTCAGCTACATCCAGATCGATTGCGGGCGCATCGGCGGCATCGGGCCCGCCAAGGAGGTCGTCGACCATGCCCTCGCCAAGGGCATCACCTTCGTCAACCACACCTTCACGTCGCATCTGGCGCTCTCGGCCTCGCTTCAGCCTTATGCCGGCCTGGCCGATCACGTGATTTGCGAGTATCCGGCCATGCCGAAAGCTCTGGCTCTCGAATTCACGGCCGATCACCTGGAGCGTGATGCGGCAGGCGGGATCGCAGCACCGGACAGGCCCGGGCTCGGCATCGGCATCGCACCCGAAGGCGTGCGGAAATACCTGCAGGACGTGGAGATCACCGTGAACGGGCGGACGCTTTACCGGACGCCGACGCTCTGA
- a CDS encoding peptide/nickel transport system ATP-binding protein/oligopeptide transport system ATP-binding protein, with product MSALVEARGLTKVFSARGGLLAARAQATRAVDGVDLTIARGETLGLVGESGCGKSTTGRLLLRLIEPTGGEIRFEGIDIATLRPAEMRGMRRRMQIVFQDPFGALNPRLTVAETIMEAFAIHHVGSRAERWTRAAETLDLVHLPRSAMRRYPHEFSGGQRQRIGIAPALALRPSFIVCDEAVSALDVSVQAQIINLLQDLQRELDLTYLFISHNLAVVRHISERIAVMYLGRIVETGEADSLFANPIHPYSRALLAAIPASHPHARHPHKSFTADPGERDQTAGGCRFAPRCPFVEDRCRSIDPALATMADGRAVACLRAADGSLPSPGV from the coding sequence ATGAGCGCTCTCGTCGAGGCGCGCGGCCTCACCAAGGTTTTCTCCGCTCGTGGCGGGCTGCTTGCCGCAAGAGCTCAGGCGACGCGCGCCGTCGACGGCGTCGACCTCACCATCGCGCGCGGGGAGACGCTCGGGCTCGTCGGGGAATCCGGCTGCGGCAAGTCGACCACCGGGCGCCTGCTGCTCCGGCTGATCGAGCCGACCGGCGGCGAGATCCGTTTCGAGGGCATCGATATCGCGACCCTGCGTCCGGCCGAGATGCGCGGCATGCGGCGGCGCATGCAGATCGTCTTCCAGGATCCTTTCGGCGCGTTGAACCCTCGCCTGACGGTCGCTGAAACCATCATGGAGGCCTTTGCCATCCATCATGTCGGCTCGCGTGCCGAGCGCTGGACGCGCGCCGCCGAGACCTTGGACCTCGTGCACCTGCCCCGTTCGGCCATGCGCCGCTATCCCCACGAGTTCTCGGGCGGCCAGCGACAGCGCATCGGCATCGCCCCGGCACTCGCCCTGCGGCCATCCTTCATCGTCTGCGACGAAGCTGTTTCGGCGCTCGACGTTTCCGTGCAGGCGCAGATCATCAATCTTCTGCAGGACCTGCAGCGGGAGCTCGACCTCACCTATCTGTTCATCTCGCATAATCTGGCCGTGGTCCGGCATATCTCGGAACGGATCGCGGTCATGTATCTCGGCCGCATCGTGGAGACCGGCGAGGCGGACAGCCTGTTCGCGAACCCCATCCACCCGTATAGCCGCGCCCTCCTGGCAGCCATCCCGGCCTCTCACCCCCATGCCCGGCATCCGCACAAGAGCTTCACCGCTGATCCGGGGGAGCGAGACCAGACGGCGGGCGGCTGCCGTTTCGCGCCCCGCTGCCCATTCGTCGAGGACCGCTGCCGGAGCATCGATCCCGCCCTCGCCACCATGGCGGACGGCCGCGCCGTCGCCTGTCTGCGGGCTGCCGATGGCAGCTTGCCATCACCAGGAGTCTGA
- a CDS encoding peptide/nickel transport system ATP-binding protein produces MALLAVENLTVSLVKGRLPILNDISLTLEAGEVLGIVGESGSGKSMLAMSIMGLLPPALRQDGGAVRIDGEDLAAEGRSAWRKRRGRDLAMIFQEPMTALNPIMRVGRQVEEVLSKRRGLAHDAARRETLDLFQRVEIPRARSMLGAFPHEMSGGMRQRVMIAMALAARARILIADEPTTALDVTIQAQILDLLRDLRQAYNMGVLFITHDLGVIAEIADRVVVLYAGRVAEIAPVEAVFDTPRHPYTRALLSAIPKTQGPRGRLVSIDGAVPGVGAMPPGCRFSPRCSLSLPACNFAPPPVMAIGPHHGTACIEPFGYVIPERDA; encoded by the coding sequence GTGGCGTTGCTCGCTGTGGAAAATCTGACGGTGTCCCTGGTCAAGGGCCGCCTGCCCATCCTCAACGACATCTCGCTGACGCTGGAAGCCGGCGAGGTGCTCGGGATCGTCGGCGAATCCGGTTCCGGCAAGAGCATGCTCGCCATGAGCATCATGGGCTTGCTGCCGCCTGCCTTGCGCCAGGACGGCGGCGCCGTGCGCATCGACGGCGAGGATCTGGCGGCCGAGGGGCGGAGCGCCTGGCGCAAGCGTCGTGGGCGCGATCTCGCCATGATCTTCCAGGAGCCGATGACGGCGCTCAATCCGATCATGCGTGTCGGCCGGCAGGTGGAGGAAGTGCTCAGCAAACGGCGCGGCCTCGCCCACGATGCGGCACGACGCGAGACGCTGGATTTGTTCCAGCGGGTCGAGATTCCGCGCGCCCGCTCGATGCTCGGCGCCTTCCCCCATGAGATGTCGGGCGGCATGCGGCAAAGGGTCATGATCGCCATGGCGCTTGCGGCGCGCGCCCGCATCCTGATCGCCGACGAGCCCACCACCGCCCTCGACGTCACGATCCAGGCACAGATCCTCGATCTCCTGCGGGACCTGCGGCAGGCCTACAACATGGGCGTGCTGTTCATCACCCACGACCTCGGCGTGATCGCGGAGATCGCCGACCGCGTGGTCGTGCTCTATGCCGGCCGCGTGGCCGAGATCGCGCCGGTCGAGGCCGTCTTCGACACGCCTCGGCACCCCTATACAAGGGCGCTGCTGTCGGCGATCCCCAAGACGCAAGGGCCACGCGGGCGGCTCGTATCCATCGATGGCGCCGTGCCCGGCGTCGGCGCCATGCCGCCCGGCTGCCGCTTCTCTCCGCGCTGCTCGCTGAGCCTGCCCGCCTGCAATTTTGCGCCGCCGCCGGTGATGGCCATCGGGCCACACCACGGCACGGCCTGCATCGAACCCTTCGGTTACGTCATTCCGGAGCGCGACGCATGA
- a CDS encoding peptide/nickel transport system permease protein: MAAASALGEEVRGVSPAREAIGRLLHNRAFVIGAVLVLLMGLIALGADWLSPYDPLRSNVRTRLRPPDALHWFGTDHFGRDLMARVMFGARISLAIGFMVVVATGIAGTLIGAVSGFFARLDQPVMRVMDALMAFPSIVLAMVVSAVLGASVTNVVIALAIATTPHTARIVRASVLVGRELDYVEAARALGATDARILFRHVLANALGPLIVRLTYVFAIAILAEAALSFVGAGPPPPAPSFGSIIANGRDFMREAPWITVFPGLAIIISVLGLNLLGDGLRDVLDPRMRV; this comes from the coding sequence ATGGCGGCCGCTTCGGCCCTCGGCGAGGAAGTGCGCGGCGTCAGCCCGGCGCGCGAGGCGATCGGGCGGCTCCTGCACAACCGCGCCTTCGTCATCGGCGCGGTCCTGGTGCTGCTAATGGGGCTCATCGCGCTCGGTGCGGACTGGCTCTCCCCCTACGATCCGCTGCGCAGCAATGTGCGCACGCGGTTGCGGCCGCCGGATGCTCTCCATTGGTTCGGCACCGATCATTTCGGTCGCGACCTCATGGCCCGCGTCATGTTCGGCGCGCGCATCTCGCTCGCCATCGGCTTCATGGTCGTGGTGGCGACGGGCATCGCCGGCACCCTGATCGGCGCCGTCTCCGGCTTCTTCGCGCGGCTCGACCAGCCGGTCATGCGGGTGATGGATGCCCTCATGGCTTTTCCGTCCATCGTGCTCGCCATGGTGGTCAGCGCCGTGCTCGGCGCCTCCGTCACGAATGTGGTGATCGCGCTCGCCATCGCGACCACCCCCCATACGGCGCGCATCGTGCGCGCCTCCGTCCTGGTCGGCCGCGAGCTCGATTATGTGGAGGCCGCGCGAGCCCTCGGGGCGACCGATGCGCGCATCCTGTTCCGCCACGTGCTGGCGAATGCGCTCGGCCCGCTCATCGTGCGCCTCACCTATGTGTTCGCCATCGCCATCCTGGCGGAAGCGGCCTTGTCCTTCGTCGGCGCCGGGCCTCCGCCGCCGGCTCCTTCATTCGGCTCGATCATCGCCAACGGCCGCGATTTCATGCGTGAGGCGCCCTGGATCACCGTCTTTCCGGGCCTCGCGATCATCATCAGCGTGCTCGGCCTCAACCTTCTCGGCGACGGCCTGCGCGACGTCCTCGATCCCCGCATGAGGGTGTGA